The genome window CAAAGACGCTCGTCGGGACATCTGCAGAGAGGGGGCAGTGTGAATGACAGGCTGCTAGCTACAGCAAAGCCCACTCcccaccaacccccagcccctgccacccagctggcagccccccgTTTCCCAGCCCTAGAGCCGGCTTTGCTCAGAAAACAGGTGTCACCATTCACTACGTGAAATGCTGTTGACGAAAAATATTCCCATCATTGCAGAAGCCGCTGGGGTTTGTGTGACTGACACTCCACTGGCCTCCAGCTCGGCCAGGCAGGGCCCTCCCCCAGCCGGGGCTCGGGCGAAAGGGGCACCTGAGAAGCAGTCTATCCTGGAGGCGATGGTGCACTTGTTGGCCAGGTAGCGGGAGATGCGCCCCTTGTTGCGGGTAGCCGCTCGCCCGATGAAGGTGGAGTGGAAAATCAGCCCATACTTCGGGGTGTTGCCACGAGTCTTCAAGGCCCTGGAACAAGTATGGGAGTGACGGTCGCTCTGGAGCCCTGACCCTGCTGGGGCTGGCGACTGACCACTCAGAGCGGCCTCTGGCCAGACACTGCCAACCCAATCTGACCTCCTTGGCCTGGTACAATGCAGCAGCCCAGCCAGCGCTCAGCGGGGTGAACACACCTAGGTGGCTGCAGCCGTACTGCGGGTCTGAAGGCCAGCccccccggccacccagctctgctccttcctGCACCCGCAGAGCAGCAGAACCATGGCTAACACACTAGCTATGCCAAATGCTAAGAGCCAGAAGATGTCGCGCTCCTCCTCACACAGACTGGCAGACGACAGGAAGTGAGGACAGCAGCTTTCCCTGTGACCAGCAGGCACCTGGCACAGAACTGAATATGGATGCCTGGGGGAGCCACAGTCTACCAATATCCAACATCCCAGCTGCACAGCAGAAGCTGCCTGGCCCCTTCTCCTTCCCAGGAGTCAGATACATGTGACAGCCAGGTACTGGTCACATCCTGGCTGGCCCTGCATGGCTGGCACTAGTGTCTATCAGACTCTGCCCATCACTCCCCCCGTGATCAGAATAGCTAACCTGCTGCCTGGGTTCCCTGACAGACCCAGCACCAGGCACCAAACCGTTCAGCAAGAGCCAAGGAAAAGCCTCGGTGGTCGCTCAGAGACTGGGGCTGGTTTATCACTCACACATGCAGCCGCATCTGGCCAACGTGTCAAGCCCAGCAGCCCAGGAGCCTGCCATCACCACGACCACCCTGCAGCTGTACCTGAAGAGGGCCTTCTCTGCCCCCAGGATCTGCACCGTTGAGGCTGGGTACTTGGCCAGGTTCGTCAGGCTGCCGGCATGGGAGATCAGACGGGCGCCCACCTGCAGAGACACAAAGGAGACAAGCAGGGTGACGAGAGACCTGAGGCTCTGCAATCCAGCTGCTTAGACTACAggcccagcatgcaatgctgcaTTCTGTGCCACCTGGGCCCAGCCCTTGCTGGCTGGTTTGGGCCCTTCAGCTAGTATGGGCAGGCTCCCCAGGGCACAGATCAGCAGTGGTTGTGTCTCAGCACAGAGCTCAGTGGATTGACAGATTCACACTAGAACATCATTTCTGTGGCCTGGGAGAGCACAGATCACCCCTGCCCCCGGCCCGAGGGCACTCACATAAGTGATCCCTCTCCTGCAAttcagctccaccctctgacaaacagaggccagggacaccctTCCTTACCCatccaggctaatagccattaatggacttaaccaccatgaatttatccagttctatttaaaccctgttatagtcctagccttcacagcctcctccggcaaggagttccacaggttgactatgcgctgagtgaagaagaacttccttttatttgttttaaacctgctgcccattaatttcatttagtggcccctagttcttatattataggAACAAGTCagtaacttttccttattcactttctccagtgtgaaaagtcctggcctctttaatctctcctcatatgggacctgttccaaaaccctaatcattttagttgcccttctctgaaccttttctaatgcgagtgtatcttttttgagatgaggggacatctgtacgcagtattcaagatatgtgcgtaccatggatttatataagggcaatcagatattctccgtcttattctctatccctttttgaATGATCCCTAACATCccctttgcttttttgactgccactgcgcaccgcgtggatgtcttcagagaactatccacgatgactccaagatctttctcccgattagttgtagctaaattaccccccatcatattgtatgtatagttggggttaatTTTTCCtatatgcattactttacatttatccacattacatttcatttgccattttgttgcccaatcgcttagttttgtgagatccttctgaagttcttcacagtctgctttggttttaactatcttgagcagtttagtatcgtctgcaaactttgccacctcactgtttacccctttctccagatcatttatgaataagttgaataggattggtcctaggactgacccttggggaccaccactagttacccctctccattctgcaaatttaccatttattcctaccctttgttccctgtcttttaaccagttctcaatccatgaaaggatcttccctcttatcccatgacaacttaatttacataagagcctttggtgagggaccctgtcaaaggctttctggaaatctaagtccACTATGTCCacgggatcccccttgtccacatgtttgttgaccccctcaaagaactctaaaaGATCagtaagacacgatctccctttacagaaaccatgttgacttttgtccaacaatttatgttcttctatgtgtctgacaattttattctttacgattgtttcaactaatttgcccggtacggACGTTAGACTTCCTGGTATCACCTcttgagccctttttaaatattggtgttacattagctgtcttccagtcattgggtacagaaaaagatttaaagctcaggttacaaaccataattaatagttccgcaatttcacatttgagttctttcagaactcttgggtgaaggCCATCTGGGCCCGGTGACTTGTTCCTGTTCAGTTTctcaattccaaaacctcctctagtgacacttcaatctgtgacaattcctcagatttgtcacctacaaaagacggctcaggtttgggaatctccccaatatcctcagccatgaagactgaagcaaagaattcatttagtttctctgcgatgacttcagcgtctttaagtgctcctattgtatcttgatcgtccaggAGCCCcagtggttgtttagcaggcttcctgcttctgatgtacttaaacattttgttattaccttttgagtttttggctagctgttcttcaaactcctttttggcttttcttattacatttttacatttaatttggcagtgtttatgctcacCACTTCCCCGATGAGGGCAGAGAGACTGGGAGCCACCTGGCTCATCTTCGAACGGAGATACTCCTGCAGGTCCTTGCGGTACTCAGACAGCGAGATCACCCGGCTGGAGAAGCTCTCAATGTTGATGAGGTCAATGGGGGAGATATCCATCCCTGCACAGAGCAGATGTCAGCGCTCTACAAGAATTGCCACTAGACCAGGGCAACCGCCGGGAGGCGCCACAATCCAGGAACTGCCACCCCCAAGAGAAGCAGCAGGTCAGAGTCCTGACCCTCCCCGTTAACAGCACTCAGTACTAGCCTattggagtggggagggaattcctcccctgacccccccccccccaccgccacatCAGCCTCTGGCCAGTTTATGTCCTAATCAAGAAGGAACAGGTCAGATGATATGGGGAGCCAAGATCAGCCGTACCCCTGCCCCGGCAAACCACAGCCCTGGGCAACATACTCATGAGCCCTTAGACCCTGGTGCCAGCACTACTGACttgtccctccccccatcccatgaGCCCTTTGACCCCGGTGCCAGCagtggagacccccccccccccgcaacaatGGTTTCGAAGTGCCGCTAACCCATGGATGAACGAGAGGCGTCCAGAATGGCGTGGGCCTTGGCGCTGTCCATCACAATCTCCTCCAGCCCCTCCAGACGCTCCTCGCTCAGCTCCTTGCGGTTCCCGATGCACTTGGCCAGGCGGCAGTAGGTGTAGTTGTCACTCACAATCTTGATGAGCTCTGGGAAGTGATACCCGTACCACTCTCTGCAGGAGGCCcgaggggagcagtcagggagGGGCGCGACGGACCTACCATCTCCTCCCAGCCCACCCTGCCCCCGCAGCAGACGTGTCTCCCTGCTAACAAGACAGCCCAGGTcacaggctccctggctggggtGTACGCGGGCAGATGCTCTTCCTCCCCTTTctgtgcagccagggctgggagttgcGCTGTCTGCGGTAAGCACGGGGAGGAGACGATGCACGGGCTCCATActaacccccagccccccatgcagGCCTTGCAGTCCAGGGCAGAAGTGCTCTCTGCAGACAGGCTACATTCCCGATGCCGTCACTGCGGCCCCTCGCGGCTGGTGCTGCTCAGAGAGCCCTCACCTGACGCGCATGGAGAAGGTGTTGATGTCCTTGTCCAGCTGGTCCAGCAGGCTgatggactggatgatcatgTTGTCAACTCTGTTGACGTTGAATTTCACTTTGGCCCGTGAGTAGCTgtgccccaggcccagctgcgCCTTTGAGGCCGACTGGGCAGTGAGGCCCTTCACCAGGGTGTGGAAGTGCAGGCGGATCCCTGCGGACACAGAATGTCTGGTGAGCACTGGGGTCCCCCTTAATATCCCCGCACCTCACCTCCAAGGCAAACAGGGACATgccacgcacacaggcagggcactGCGGGACAGACCCAGGTGTATCACCCCGCAGAGGGCCTGCTAGCATCTCCACGCCTCGCTGCAGTACTCCGTCTCTTCTCACCTCGTGTGAGCTCTGCCACGACCCCTCCAGTCTGGCACTGGTAACCCAGCTCCTCTTGGACGGCAGCCCCAATTTTGGCATCACTGACTCCCAGCAATGCTTTCTTCTTCTTGGCCGGCAGGTTGGTCTCCAGGAGCAGCCTGAGGTCCTCGTGGAGAATCCCTGCCCCAGGAAGAGGGAGAAGTTAATGGGCTGTGCAGCTACAGGGCACCAATGGGAGCAAAGGGGGCAACCCAGAGCAGCGAGAGAGGAGCAGGGCAACAAGCCTCCAAGGCCACTGCAGGCCCAAAGGTCAGCAGTCACCAGCCCAGTCTCACCTTCCGAGATGGCATTGATGTTCTCCAAGGCACTCTGGGCGGATTTGAATGGGGAGAAGGCCACCAGTCTGACGATGCTGTGGAACCTGCCGATGTTCAGGATGCTCTCCTCCACCTGGAATGGGCCACAGGGAAGCAGGTATCACACAGGGCAACCTGGGACCCCAACCCCGCAGGAGGGCCAGCACGGGGCCCAGCAGCACATACACTGACTGAGCACAAAGCCCCCACGAGTAATGCGGCGAAAGCACAGACTGCAGGCCCCAACATACACGGCTTTGCTGTAAGAGCAAGAAGCTGCTGAGATACCTCGGGGACTCTGCATGCTGGGACCGAACGTCTCCACTGGCTGTAACACAGATATCGGGGGCAGGTGACCCGAGCCGGGGCTAAGCACGAGGAGCAGCACAGCTGCAAATACCTgccggctgggctgggcagggggagacCTGCGCCCAGAGCAGGCGCCCCTGAGTGCTCAGAGACGGGGTGACATCACTGCTTTCAGTGGATTGACAGATCTAGGATGCTCATCACTGCACTCACCAGGAGCCGAGCTTGTGGCCTGCCCGCCTTACAGAACAGAGGCTCAGCCCTGTCAGCTGGGTTCACACGCAGCCCAGAGCAACCCACCTTCCTAACGGCGTCCGGGTCCTACCGCCATGGGACAGTCCCACGCCCGGCAACCCGCCGTGCTGCCCTCCTCCACACACCTGGGCTTCAGCAGGACGCATGGGGCAGCACATCTCTGCCCCCCTGCAAGGACCCATCTCAGCTGgttaccctcccccaccccacagatgGGGGAACCTCCCGTTGTGCCACACACCAAGGGCAGCTCAGGGACAAGCCTAGGACGGGCCCCCCAAGGAGACCCTGACGCCTCTCGGGGCCTGTTCAGCTGACAGAACCATGGGCACGCACTGGCCCTGCTTGAGGGGGAACTGACAGGTGGCTCCAGCGCCCCGGGGCCTATGGTGACAGAGCGGGGGAGCAGGATAAACCCCCGATTCCCCCGCCCCCGGGGCAAAGGGGCGTGGCCGGGGGCCCGcacctggggcagcagcaggctgATCTCCTCCACCTCCCGCACTGCGAACAGCGCGTAGCCGGCCGCGTGCTCGAACAGCACGTGGAGCAGCACCTGTGAGAGGGAGCGTTAGAGCGCGCGCCCGGTCCCCCCCGCCGgccagcctcccccccaccacccccgacTCAACCGCCCAAAcctatccccaccccctgcaaccCCCCAAATCTACCCCCCCCGCCGGCCAGCCTCCCCCCTCAACCGCCCAAATCTAGCCCCCCAtcaccagcctccccccccccacccccgactcaACCGCCCAAACCTAtccccaccccccgcaaccccccaaatctacccccccccgccggccagcctccccccccccacccccgactcaACCGCCCAAAcctatccccaccccctgcaaccCCCCAAATCTACCCCCCCCGCCGGCCAGCCTCCCCCCTCAACCGCCCAAATCTAGCCCCCCCCGCCggccagcctcccccccccacccccgactcaACCGCCCAAACCTATGCCCACCCCCTGCAACCCCCCAAATctacccccccccgccggccagcctcccccctccaccgCCCAAACCTAGCCCCCCATCaccagcctcccccccaccacccccgacTCAACCGCCCAAACCTAtccccaccccccgcaacccCCCAAATCTACCCCCCCCGCCGGCCAGCCTCCCCCCTCAACCGCCCAAATCTAGCCCCCCATCaccagcctcccccccaccacccccgacTCAACCGCCCAAACCTAtccccaccccccgcaaccccccaaatctacccccccccccgccggccagcctcccccccccacccccgac of Natator depressus isolate rNatDep1 chromosome 4, rNatDep2.hap1, whole genome shotgun sequence contains these proteins:
- the NOP56 gene encoding nucleolar protein 56, which translates into the protein MVLLHVLFEHAAGYALFAVREVEEISLLLPQVEESILNIGRFHSIVRLVAFSPFKSAQSALENINAISEGILHEDLRLLLETNLPAKKKKALLGVSDAKIGAAVQEELGYQCQTGGVVAELTRGIRLHFHTLVKGLTAQSASKAQLGLGHSYSRAKVKFNVNRVDNMIIQSISLLDQLDKDINTFSMRVREWYGYHFPELIKIVSDNYTYCRLAKCIGNRKELSEERLEGLEEIVMDSAKAHAILDASRSSMGMDISPIDLINIESFSSRVISLSEYRKDLQEYLRSKMSQVAPSLSALIGEVVGARLISHAGSLTNLAKYPASTVQILGAEKALFRALKTRGNTPKYGLIFHSTFIGRAATRNKGRISRYLANKCTIASRIDCFSDVPTSVFGDKLREQVEERLAFYETGEPPRKNLDVMKEAMVEATEVAAEIKKKEKKKKKREKKRLEALAVAAAAEEAENSVLETTMEVEENDTQPKKKKKKKQQETSLEENGLAEEPLPKKQKKLAQEEPPQPDKKKKKKKVKEED